From a single Amyelois transitella isolate CPQ chromosome 18, ilAmyTran1.1, whole genome shotgun sequence genomic region:
- the LOC106137841 gene encoding uncharacterized protein LOC106137841, with translation MDSSESEYTDSEEYEVCQLRSNSCSLPFDPMSIENIILALSDQFDFRVVLNDERARTALMVTSGLTLAGTLIGRHYGGKVGAAVGGVVGGACGLGIILVTMRDIWDDIKEKLSELFDIVYDYLAGMGMEDYRKAAIFLTQNATGSSQLATIVLETASDILGKKIMSSLTAA, from the exons atggaTAGCTCTGAATCTGAGTACACCGATTCAGAAGAATACGAAGTGTGCCAGTTGAGGTCAAACTCCTGCTCACTACCTTTTGATCCCATGTCCATAGAGAACATTATTTTAGCTCTCAGCGACCAATTTGATTTCCGTGTGGTGTTGAATGATGAAAGAGCAAGAACTGCGTTAATGGTAACCTCTGGGCTAACTTTAGCTGGCACATTGATCGGACGGCATTATGGCGGGAAAGTTGGCGCCGCAGTGGGTGGAGTAGTTGGAGGAGCTTGTGGCCTTGGAATAATTc ttgtgACCATGAGAGACATTTGGGACGACATCAAGGAAAAATTGTCTGAGTTATTTGATATTGTTTATGATTATTTGGCTGGAATGGGAATGGAAGATTACAGAAAAGCGGCTATATTCTTGACTCAGAACGCAACTGGGTCATCTCAATTGGCAACAATAGTACTGGAAACAGCTTCTGATATTCTCGGAAAGAAAATTATGTCTAGTTTGACTGCtgcttaa
- the LOC106137876 gene encoding protein CLP1 homolog gives MTEVQLQEFKLDPDSELRFEVESKNEKVVLEIKNGYAELFGTELVKGKPYEFHTGAKVAVFTWHGCTVELRGRTEVSYIAKETPMVIYLNVHAALEQQRVAAEQGNTRGPVAMVVGPSDVGKSTLTRLLLNYAVRMGRRPIYVDLDVGQGQISVPGTIGALLVERPASIEEGFSQQAPLVYHFGHSSPSENLELYNTIVSRLAEVIAERCENNKKASTSGVIINTCGWIKNAGYKVLTHAAQAFEVDVILVLDNERLYNELKRDMPKFVKVVYLPKSGGVVERSSNQRAEVRDARIREYFYGKRTPYYPHSFDVKFTDLKIYKVGAPSLPDSCMPLGMRAEDALTKLVPAAASPALAHRLLAVSFAAAPTDDVLHSNLAGFVCVTAVDMERQTLTILSPQPRPLPNTVLLLSELQYMDNH, from the exons ATGACTGAAGTTCAGTTGCAGGAGTTTAAACTAGACCCTGATTCAGAATTACGCTTTGAAGTTGAATCAAAGAATGAAAAAGTTGTTTTAGAG ATTAAAAATGGTTATGCGGAATTATTTGGCACCGAATTGGTGAAAGGGAAGCCCTATGAGTTCCATACGGGAGCTAAAGTGGCAGTGTTCACGTGGCACGGCTGCACAGTTGAGTTGCGAGGTCGCACCGAAGTCAGCTATATTGCTAAAGAGACTCCTATG gttatttatttaaacgtaCATGCCGCACTTGAACAACAGAGGGTGGCGGCAGAACAGGGCAACACCAGAGGACCCGTTGCCATGGTCGTGGGGCCCAGTGACGTGGGCAAGTCTACATTGACAAGGTTACTGCTGAACTATGCGGTTAGGATGGGTCGGAGACCGATATATGTTGATCTGGATGTTGGGCAGGGCCAGATTAGCGTTCCTGGGACTATTG GAGCCCTGCTAGTAGAGAGACCTGCTTCCATAGAGGAAGGCTTCAGCCAACAAGCGCCGTTGGTGTATCACTTCGGCCACAGTTCCCCCAGTGAAAACCTCGAGCTGTACAACACCATCGTCTCTAGGCTGGCCGAAGTCATTGCGGAGAGGTgtgagaataataaaaaag CATCCACATCAGGCGTCATCATAAACACATGTGGTTGGATAAAAAATGCAGGGTACAAAGTGCTGACACACGCAGCGCAGGCTTTCGag gTGGATGTGATATTAGTGTTGGACAATGAAAGGTTGTACAATGAACTGAAGAGGGACATGCCGAAATTCGTCAAAGTTGTATACTTGCCGAAAAGCGGAGGG GTGGTAGAGAGATCGTCGAATCAACGCGCCGAAGTGCGGGACGCACGCATTCGCGAGTACTTCTACGGCAAGCGGACGCCGTACTACCCGCATTCCTTCGACGTCAAGTTTACTGACCTCAAGATATACAAG GTGGGCGCGCCGTCGCTGCCCGACTCGTGCATGCCGCTGGGCATGCGCGCGGAGGACGCGCTCACCAAGCTGGTGCCGGCGGCCGCGTCGCCCGCGCTGGCGCACCGCCTGCTGGCGGTCTCGTTCGCGGCCGCGCCCACCGACGACGTTCTACATTCGAATTTGGCTGGATTCGTGTGCGT GACGGCGGTAGACATGGAGCGTCAAACGCTCACGATACTGTCTCCGCAGCCGCGGCCTCTACCAAACACAGTGCTTCTTTTGTCAGAACTGCAATATATGGATAACCACTAG
- the LOC106137874 gene encoding alanine--tRNA ligase, mitochondrial isoform X1 produces MFRLPVRTLLLHHSKHIRTKTSSSAIRSTFIDYFVKQHGHKHVKSSPVVPLCDPTVPFVNAGMNQFKGVFLGNVDPPYPRVVNSQKCVRVGGKHNDLDVVGLDGHHHTFFEMLGNWSFGDYYKKEACQMAWDLLLGPYRLKPENLVVTYFAGDVVIGLTEDRECRDVWKQIGVPASRVIAKNAEDNFWEMGPTGPCGPCTEIHYVNADGSLTEIWNIVFIQCNRQADGQVRGLRRQHVDTGMGLERVTALLQGVPSNYDTDLFRPLIRCIEKNSKGIPQYSGKYGSEATLDSAYRRVADHARMISVCLSDGAFPASSLNLKQIMRKSFKISTDVFQNTRLLYHLYDEVASTLGEAYPELITKQKDAKLVIEHEENAYKKMRASLEKKWKDLAKQFPEIEELRDVEMNGFHLGYKEFKETINKHKSTVIPGELVFKLYDTYGFQEDLIERIARLNNLDIDKKGFWKLLADHKSRHKTAFKEQSSNKGILFDSAIKEIIKSGIKSTNDQPKYNYEFIDKKVVYKPLKTNLLAILNEDCEWIDYSEPSENKPYYLVTKDTNFYCEEGGQMADSGIIRINEDIHLNVETVFKIRDFVFHKGYFKVNKSGENLYVNNKSEVTMEIDSEKRLRVMRNHTAVHLLNAALRKVLPNSVVAQIGSSVTDKGFSLNLTVYGEKLSQELILKAQDLIRQSIQADVPLETRVIDSLQLSQESALTVPGETYPETGLRMVTINEPLVSKELCCGTHAPSTGFLGDFCVTLIKGAASHSPVIHALTGDSATKARELFTHAENLSRAVELLDPVVRKEEVSSLKKQLQELCGSSGAPYGDYAKCLTLLDGLMKKTVHTDEMALQAIANAELREVFENASTEGRRFVVHFTRCSYLMQGPALAKALSIPSAPAPALLLGCAGGVIVAAARVPKDMVTSSFTAENWLRCVLPVFNASAAPSAQSPLEYAEMTGTKVSLINCEQLVQDAMRAAIKFAQANTTHIDGRTPETKKLQRN; encoded by the exons ATGTTTCGGTTACCGGTTAGGACTCTGTTACTTCATCACAGCAAACATATTCGGACGAAAACCTCGAGTAGTGCTATTCGGAGTACATTTATCGACTATTTTGTGAAACAGCACGGTCACAAGCATGTTAAATCTAGTCCTGTGGTCCCACTTTGTGATCCAACTGTGCCCTTTGTAAATGCGGGTATGAACCAG ttcaaaGGAGTATTCCTAGGTAATGTAGACCCACCCTATCCTCGTGTGGTGAATTCTCAGAAGTGTGTGCGAGTGGGAGGCAAGCACAATGACTTGGATGTGGTGGGGTTGGACGGACATCATCACACCTTCTTTGAGATGCTTGGCAATTGGTCTTTTGGAGATTATTACAAG aaagaGGCATGTCAAATGGCATGGGACCTCCTCCTAGGCCCGTACAGATTGAAACCTGAAAACTTAGTAGTGACCTACTTTGCCGGAGACGTTGTTATTGGACTCACTGAAGACAGGGAATGCAGGGATGTGTGGAAGCAAATTGG TGTACCAGCAAGCAGAGTGATCGCTAAGAATGCTGAAGATAATTTCTGGGAGATGGGCCCCACGGGTCCGTGCGGACCGTGTACTGAAATACACTATGTCAATGCTGATGGCTCGCTCACTGAGATAtggaatattgtttttatacagtGTAATAG ACAAGCAGACGGTCAAGTCCGAGGTCTCCGTCGACAGCATGTGGACACCGGTATGGGGCTGGAGCGAGTGACCGCTCTACTACAAGGCGTGCCTTCTAACTACGACACTGACTTGTTCCGGCCGCTCATTAGGTGTATAGAGAAG AACAGCAAAGGGATACCTCAGTACTCTGGTAAATACGGGTCGGAAGCCACCTTGGACTCGGCGTACCGCCGCGTGGCGGACCACGCGCGGATGATCAGTGTCTGTTTGTCTGACGGCGCGTTCCCCGCTTCCAG CTTAAATCTCAAgcaaataatgagaaaatCTTTCAAAATATCAACAGATGTATTTCAAAACACTCGCCTACTCTACCATCTTTACGACGAAGTTGCCTCAACCCTGGGCGAGGCTTACCCAGAACTCATTACGAAGCAAAAAGATGCCAAACTGGTTATAGAACATGAAGAGAACGCGTATAAGAAGATGAGGGCTAGTTTGGAGAAGAAGTGGAAGGATTTAGCGAAACAGTTCCCGGAGATTGAAGAATTAAGAGATGTCGAAATGAACGGTTTCCATTTGGGTTATAAGGAGTTTAAGGAG ACAATTAACAAACACAAATCCACTGTAATACCAGGGgaattagtatttaaactgTATGACACATATGGCTTTCAAGAAGACCTCATTGAAAGAATTGCCAGGCTAAACAATTTAGACATAGACAAAAAAGGCTTCTGGAAACTACTAGCAGACCACAAATCTAGACACAAAACAGCATTTAAAGAGCAGAGTTCAAACAAAGGCATCTTATTTGATAGTGCTATAAAAGAAATCATCAAAAGTGGTATAAAATCTACAAACGATCAacctaaatataattacgAATTCATAGATAAGAAAGTTGTATATAAACCCTTAAAGACGAATTTGTTAGCCATTTTGAATGAAGACTGCGAATGGATAGACTACTCTGAGCCTAGCGAAAATAAGCCTTATTATTTAGTAACTAAAGACACAAATTTCTACTGCGAAGAAGGCGGGCAGATGGCTGATAGTGGTATCATACGTATAAATGAAGATATTCATTTGAATGTtgaaacagttttcaaaattcgtgactttgtttttcataaaggttattttaaagttaacaAAAGTGGTGAGAATTTATATGTGAATAATAAAAGTGAAGTGACAATGGAAATAGATAGTGAGAAACGCTTGAGAGTGATGAGAAACCATACGGCGGTACATTTATTGAATGCGGCTTTAAGGAAAGTGCTGCCAAATAGTGTTGTAGCTCAGATCGGCTCTAGTGTTACAGATAAAGGATTCTCTTTAAATTTGACGGTTTATGGCGAAAAGTTGTCACaggaattgatattaaaagcGCAAGATCTTATTag ACAGTCAATACAAGCCGACGTGCCGTTGGAGACCCGTGTGATAGACAGCTTGCAGTTATCACAGGAGTCGGCGCTGACGGTCCCCGGGGAAACATACCCCGAGACCGGACTCAGAATGGTCACGATCAATGAACCACTTGTGTCCAA GGAGCTATGTTGCGGCACCCACGCGCCGTCTACCGGCTTCCTCGGAGACTTCTGCGTAACGCTGATCAAGGGAGCCGCGAGTCATTCGCCGGTGATACACGCGCTCACTGGCGACTCCGCCACGAAG GCTCGTGAACTCTTCACTCACGCTGAGAATCTCAGCCGAGCCGTCGAGCTACTCGATCCTGTTGTTAGAAAAGAAGAGGTTTCCTCGCTGAAGAAGCAGCTTCAAGAGTTATGCGGCTCGAGTGGCGCCCCCTACGGAGACTATGCGAAATGTTTGACGTTACTAGACGGACTTATGAAGAAAACTGTCCATACAGACGAAATGGCACTGCA ggcTATTGCCAATGCTGAATTACGCGAAGTTTTCGAGAACGCATCAACCGAAGGGCGCCGTTTCGTGGTGCACTTCACTCGGTGTTCCTACCTCATGCAAGGGCCGGCGCTGGccaaggctctgtctatcccgtccGCCCCCGCGCCCGCCTTGCTGCTGGGGTGTGCTGGGGGAGTTATTGTGGCTGCTGCCAGGGTGCCCAAG GACATGGTGACGTCATCGTTCACAGCGGAGAACTGGCTGCGCTGCGTGCTGCCCGTGTTCAACGCGAGCGCAGCGCCGTCCGCGCAGTCGCCGCTCGAGTACGCAGAGATGACCGGCACCAAG GTGAGCCTGATCAACTGCGAGCAACTAGTTCAAGACGCGATGCGCGCCGCCATTAAGTTCGCTCAGGCGAACACCACGCATATAGACGGGAGAACTCCAGAAACCAAGAAACTACAACGAAactaa
- the LOC106137874 gene encoding alanine--tRNA ligase, mitochondrial isoform X2 gives MFRLPVRTLLLHHSKHIRTKTSSSAIRSTFIDYFVKQHGHKHVKSSPVVPLCDPTVPFVNAGMNQFKGVFLGNVDPPYPRVVNSQKCVRVGGKHNDLDVVGLDGHHHTFFEMLGNWSFGDYYKKEACQMAWDLLLGPYRLKPENLVVTYFAGDVVIGLTEDRECRDVWKQIGVPASRVIAKNAEDNFWEMGPTGPCGPCTEIHYVNADGSLTEIWNIVFIQCNRQADGQVRGLRRQHVDTGMGLERVTALLQGVPSNYDTDLFRPLIRCIEKNSKGIPQYSGKYGSEATLDSAYRRVADHARMISVCLSDGAFPASSLNLKQIMRKSFKISTDVFQNTRLLYHLYDEVASTLGEAYPELITKQKDAKLVIEHEENAYKKMRASLEKKWKDLAKQFPEIEELRDVEMNGFHLGYKEFKETINKHKSTVIPGELVFKLYDTYGFQEDLIERIARLNNLDIDKKGFWKLLADHKSRHKTAFKEQSSNKGILFDSAIKEIIKSGIKSTNDQPKYNYEFIDKKVVYKPLKTNLLAILNEDCEWIDYSEPSENKPYYLVTKDTNFYCEEGGQMADSGIIRINEDIHLNVETVFKIRDFVFHKGYFKVNKSGENLYVNNKSEVTMEIDSEKRLRVMRNHTAVHLLNAALRKVLPNSVVAQIGSSVTDKGFSLNLTVYGEKLSQELILKAQDLIRQSIQADVPLETRVIDSLQLSQESALTVPGETYPETGLRMVTINEPLVSKELCCGTHAPSTGFLGDFCVTLIKGAASHSPVIHALTGDSATKARELFTHAENLSRAVELLDPVVRKEEVSSLKKQLQELCGSSGAPYGDYAKCLTLLDGLMKKTVHTDEMALQ, from the exons ATGTTTCGGTTACCGGTTAGGACTCTGTTACTTCATCACAGCAAACATATTCGGACGAAAACCTCGAGTAGTGCTATTCGGAGTACATTTATCGACTATTTTGTGAAACAGCACGGTCACAAGCATGTTAAATCTAGTCCTGTGGTCCCACTTTGTGATCCAACTGTGCCCTTTGTAAATGCGGGTATGAACCAG ttcaaaGGAGTATTCCTAGGTAATGTAGACCCACCCTATCCTCGTGTGGTGAATTCTCAGAAGTGTGTGCGAGTGGGAGGCAAGCACAATGACTTGGATGTGGTGGGGTTGGACGGACATCATCACACCTTCTTTGAGATGCTTGGCAATTGGTCTTTTGGAGATTATTACAAG aaagaGGCATGTCAAATGGCATGGGACCTCCTCCTAGGCCCGTACAGATTGAAACCTGAAAACTTAGTAGTGACCTACTTTGCCGGAGACGTTGTTATTGGACTCACTGAAGACAGGGAATGCAGGGATGTGTGGAAGCAAATTGG TGTACCAGCAAGCAGAGTGATCGCTAAGAATGCTGAAGATAATTTCTGGGAGATGGGCCCCACGGGTCCGTGCGGACCGTGTACTGAAATACACTATGTCAATGCTGATGGCTCGCTCACTGAGATAtggaatattgtttttatacagtGTAATAG ACAAGCAGACGGTCAAGTCCGAGGTCTCCGTCGACAGCATGTGGACACCGGTATGGGGCTGGAGCGAGTGACCGCTCTACTACAAGGCGTGCCTTCTAACTACGACACTGACTTGTTCCGGCCGCTCATTAGGTGTATAGAGAAG AACAGCAAAGGGATACCTCAGTACTCTGGTAAATACGGGTCGGAAGCCACCTTGGACTCGGCGTACCGCCGCGTGGCGGACCACGCGCGGATGATCAGTGTCTGTTTGTCTGACGGCGCGTTCCCCGCTTCCAG CTTAAATCTCAAgcaaataatgagaaaatCTTTCAAAATATCAACAGATGTATTTCAAAACACTCGCCTACTCTACCATCTTTACGACGAAGTTGCCTCAACCCTGGGCGAGGCTTACCCAGAACTCATTACGAAGCAAAAAGATGCCAAACTGGTTATAGAACATGAAGAGAACGCGTATAAGAAGATGAGGGCTAGTTTGGAGAAGAAGTGGAAGGATTTAGCGAAACAGTTCCCGGAGATTGAAGAATTAAGAGATGTCGAAATGAACGGTTTCCATTTGGGTTATAAGGAGTTTAAGGAG ACAATTAACAAACACAAATCCACTGTAATACCAGGGgaattagtatttaaactgTATGACACATATGGCTTTCAAGAAGACCTCATTGAAAGAATTGCCAGGCTAAACAATTTAGACATAGACAAAAAAGGCTTCTGGAAACTACTAGCAGACCACAAATCTAGACACAAAACAGCATTTAAAGAGCAGAGTTCAAACAAAGGCATCTTATTTGATAGTGCTATAAAAGAAATCATCAAAAGTGGTATAAAATCTACAAACGATCAacctaaatataattacgAATTCATAGATAAGAAAGTTGTATATAAACCCTTAAAGACGAATTTGTTAGCCATTTTGAATGAAGACTGCGAATGGATAGACTACTCTGAGCCTAGCGAAAATAAGCCTTATTATTTAGTAACTAAAGACACAAATTTCTACTGCGAAGAAGGCGGGCAGATGGCTGATAGTGGTATCATACGTATAAATGAAGATATTCATTTGAATGTtgaaacagttttcaaaattcgtgactttgtttttcataaaggttattttaaagttaacaAAAGTGGTGAGAATTTATATGTGAATAATAAAAGTGAAGTGACAATGGAAATAGATAGTGAGAAACGCTTGAGAGTGATGAGAAACCATACGGCGGTACATTTATTGAATGCGGCTTTAAGGAAAGTGCTGCCAAATAGTGTTGTAGCTCAGATCGGCTCTAGTGTTACAGATAAAGGATTCTCTTTAAATTTGACGGTTTATGGCGAAAAGTTGTCACaggaattgatattaaaagcGCAAGATCTTATTag ACAGTCAATACAAGCCGACGTGCCGTTGGAGACCCGTGTGATAGACAGCTTGCAGTTATCACAGGAGTCGGCGCTGACGGTCCCCGGGGAAACATACCCCGAGACCGGACTCAGAATGGTCACGATCAATGAACCACTTGTGTCCAA GGAGCTATGTTGCGGCACCCACGCGCCGTCTACCGGCTTCCTCGGAGACTTCTGCGTAACGCTGATCAAGGGAGCCGCGAGTCATTCGCCGGTGATACACGCGCTCACTGGCGACTCCGCCACGAAG GCTCGTGAACTCTTCACTCACGCTGAGAATCTCAGCCGAGCCGTCGAGCTACTCGATCCTGTTGTTAGAAAAGAAGAGGTTTCCTCGCTGAAGAAGCAGCTTCAAGAGTTATGCGGCTCGAGTGGCGCCCCCTACGGAGACTATGCGAAATGTTTGACGTTACTAGACGGACTTATGAAGAAAACTGTCCATACAGACGAAATGGCACTGCAGTGA